In the genome of Campylobacter helveticus, the window CGATGAAAATCAACATTAACAAAAACACCCTAGAAGCCGCCATACTTTTATGTAATGCTTATGTAGAAAAAAAAGACCTAAGCACTATAACTTCACATCTACTATTTGAAGCAAGTGAAGACAAACTCATCATAAAAGCAAGTGATTATGAAATAGGTATTAATTATAAAATTAAAAAAATTCGCATCGAAAACCCGGGTTTTGCCACAGCAAATGCCAAAAGTATCACCGATGTCATCAAAAATTTGAATAATGAAGAAATCATACTTGAAACTATAGATAACTTTCTTTTCATTAGACAAAAAAATACAAAATACAAACTCCCTATGTTTAACTACGAAGATTTTCCAGTTTTCCCAAATACAGAAAATAAAAATAAATTTGACATTGATTCAAGTGATTTAAGTCGTTCTTTAAAAAAGGTTCTTCCAAGTATCGATACTAATAATCCAAAATACTCTTTAAATGGTGCTTACCTAGATATTAAAAACGACAAAATTAATTTTGTAAGTTCGGATTCAAAACGCCTTGCCATTTATACTTTGAATAAAACAAATGACAATGAATTTCACATCAGCATTCCTAAAAAAGCAATTATGGAAATGCAAAAACTCTTTTACGAAAAAATCGAAATTTATTACGATGAAAATATGCTTATTGCTAAAAACGAAAATTTCGAATTTTTTACTAAGCTAATCAACGACAAATTTCCAGACTATGAAAAGGTTATCCCTCTGCAATTTAAACAAGAATTTACATTGCAAACGGAAGATTTTATAGATTCGCTTAAAAAAATTAGCGTTGTAACGGAAAGTATGAAACTCCACTTCACAAAAAATAAAATCATTTTTGAGGGTATTAGCCTTGATAATATGGAAGCAAAAACTGAGCTTGAAAAAGAGCTTGAAGTTGAAAATGAATTTTCCCTTACAATCAAGATAAAGTATTTGCTTGATTTCTTAAATTCCATAGAAGAAAATGAATTTAAAATTAAAATTAATGAACCAAATTTAGCTTTTGTGGTGAGTTCAAATGAGCTTGAAGTCGTTATTATGCCTATGATTATCTAAAGGAAGATTATGCAAAAAAATTATGGCGAAAGTAATATTAAAGTTTTAAAAGGTTTAGAAGCCGTCCGCAAACGCCCAGGTATGTATATAGGTGATACAAATGTCAATGGACTTCACCATATGATTTATGAAGTCGTGGATAATTCCATCGATGAAGCTATGGCTGGATATTGCGATACCATAGATATAGAACTTACTACAGAAG includes:
- the dnaN gene encoding DNA polymerase III subunit beta, giving the protein MKININKNTLEAAILLCNAYVEKKDLSTITSHLLFEASEDKLIIKASDYEIGINYKIKKIRIENPGFATANAKSITDVIKNLNNEEIILETIDNFLFIRQKNTKYKLPMFNYEDFPVFPNTENKNKFDIDSSDLSRSLKKVLPSIDTNNPKYSLNGAYLDIKNDKINFVSSDSKRLAIYTLNKTNDNEFHISIPKKAIMEMQKLFYEKIEIYYDENMLIAKNENFEFFTKLINDKFPDYEKVIPLQFKQEFTLQTEDFIDSLKKISVVTESMKLHFTKNKIIFEGISLDNMEAKTELEKELEVENEFSLTIKIKYLLDFLNSIEENEFKIKINEPNLAFVVSSNELEVVIMPMII